A genomic stretch from Coffea arabica cultivar ET-39 chromosome 10c, Coffea Arabica ET-39 HiFi, whole genome shotgun sequence includes:
- the LOC113714974 gene encoding uncharacterized protein codes for MRVVVEILTGRLFFVEIQDDATVADLKKEIGFQEQLPFDRLILLVDGTESFLMNENERSLQDYGIKDGSHVYLFFDSVDDGSWHCLVASQDSTWCHTSPPIDL; via the coding sequence ATGAGAGTGGTAGTAGAGATACTGACCGGAAGACTCTTCTTCGTGGAGATACAAGATGATGCAACGGTGGCGGACCTAAAGAAGGAGATCGGATTTCAGGAACAACTTCCATTTGATCGCCTCATCTTGCTGGTGGATGGAACTGAGAGTTttttaatgaatgaaaatgaacgTTCCCTCCAAGATTACGGCATCAAAGATGGCTCCCATGTCTACCTCTTTTTCGACTCTGTTGACGACGGCTCCTGGCATTGTCTCGTAGCTTCTCAGGACTCCACCTGGTGTCACACATCTCCCCCGATCGACCTTTAA
- the LOC113714973 gene encoding uncharacterized protein, whose product MNKLQREDGSWTESEEELSSEIADYYRKLLTSSGDGDLTEVLEGIPNNITVEMNENLIKPVEEMEIKSALFSMSPDKAPGTDGMSPIFFQKFWIIIKNDVVKAVQSFFHSGHLLKNVNHTVITLIPKVLNPTSLKLYRPISLCNTMYKIIAKILANRLKSVLHCCICKNQSAFIPGRQILDNIMLSHEYLHYLKNKKQGKEGFMAVKLDMSKAYDRVEWSFLDAMMAKLGFHYKWRNWIMECLRTVTYSFSINGEVKEYVTPGRGIRQGDPLSPYLFLLCSEGFSNLLRRAAESKKISGMRICRRGPSITHLFFADDSLIFCKANQQQATELMRVLHVYATGSGQLINLDKSSILFSKNVSPVEKQEICQIIGNMQQVSQGKYLGLPMVVTRTKEQIFGFIRNNIQQRLLKWQNRLLSAAGKEIMLKSVSMAMPTYTMSCFKVPKRLCKDISSIMSNYWWGEVNGKNKIHWCSWKKLTQVKEKGGLGFKELEAFNSALLGKQVWRILTQPNLLVSQVLKAKYFPMSSIFKCKVPNNASWMWRGLMEAREFVEQGVRRRIGNGRSTQIWNDKWIPDATNGRVTTKRQLDSSPHKVDELIIQKRWNRILVFQLFNEVDAERILSIPISLSGREDSYFWLHGADGKYSVTSGYKALISSRERPQKDIQEEVSTSWEQQNNKMWKVLWRLKIKHKLKIFLWKCLNNALPVREIIHGRTKVGDPFCRRCGEGRETIEHTLLNCREAKQIWQFAPIQWEGTQEYNGCFKRWWTAIIEARYRASGAQHLALTVNILWQIWKARNDWEFKGEYHQPWKTIKKAQEEWLEFEEATNKETRMSTGETSLDNHDDQQLEPEGGTVIMRVAATSYTDKPALGIGITLAEGNQEPKIGWALRERSSGVQLVDEAVALKLAMCKATTLQQRKVQFQVLNKQLLNLIRSQKASDIRVATMVEDIVQLKGMFHMCSFCLVNSGNNHLSSRISLYALGITIDEELWFPQC is encoded by the coding sequence GGAGATTAAATCTGCTTTATTCTCCATGAGTCCTGATAAGGCCCCTGGGACTGATGGAATGTCGCcgattttcttccaaaaattctggaTCATTATTAAGAATGATGTGGTAAAGGCAGTCCAATCTTTTTTTCATAGTGGCCATCTCCTTAAAAATGTCAATCACACAGTGATCACCCTCATTCCTAAGGTTCTAAATCCCACATCTCTGAAACTCTATAGGCCTATAAGTCTTTGTAACACTATGTACAAAATCATTGCTAAGATATTAGCGAATAGGCTTAAAAGTGTCTTGCATTGCTGCATTTGCAAAAATCAATCCGCATTCATCCCTGGTAGGCAAATCTTGGATAACATCATGCTTTCTCATGAATATTTGCACTATCTCAAAAACAAAAAGCAAGGTAAGGAGGGGTTCATGGCCGTGAAGCTGGACATGTCCAAAGCATACGACAGAGTTGAATGGAGCTTCTTGGATGCAATGATGGCAAAACTGGGATTCCACTACAAATGGAGAAACTGGATCATGGAATGCTTAAGAACAGTAACATACTCTTTCTCTATTAATGGAGAAGTTAAAGAATATGTCACTCCAGGAAGAGGCATTAGACAAGGGGATCCCCTATCCCCCTATCTATTCCTCCTCTGTTCAGAAGGGTTCTCGAATCTCCTCAGACGAGCTGCAGAGAGCAAGAAGATTTCAGGGATGAGAATTTGCAGACGGGGACCAAGCATTACGCACTTATTCTTTGCAGATGATTCTCTAATCTTCTGCAAAGCAAACCAGCAACAAGCAACAGAGCTTATGAGGGTGCTGCATGTGTATGCCACTGGATCAGGTCAACTGATAAATCTCGACAAGTCCTCCATCCTGTTCAGCAAAAATGTGAGTCCAGTAGAGAAGCAAGAGATCTGTCAGATCATAGGGAACATGCAACAGGTCAGTCAAGGCAAGTACCTGGGCCTGCCAATGGTGGTCACAAGAACAAAGGAACAGATTTTTGGCTTCATACGAAATAACATACAACAAAGGCTCCTCAAGTGGCAGAACAGACTTCTTAGTGCAGCTGGAAAGGAGATTATGCTCAAGTCGGTGTCAATGGCTATGCCCACATATACCATGTCGTGCTTCAAAGTACCAAAAAGATTGTGCAAAGATATCAGCTCCATTATGTCTAACTACTGGTGGGGAGAAGTAAATGGTAAGAATAAGATTCACTGGTGTTCTTGGAAGAAGCTCACTCAAGTCAAGGAAAAGGGCGGCTTGGGATTCAAGGAACTGGAAGCTTTCAATTCTGCATTGCTAGGCAAACAGGTGTGGAGGATACTTACTCAACCAAATCTCCTAGTCAGTCAAGTACTAAAGGCCAAATATTTCCCCATGAGCTCCATATTCAAGTGCAAAGTTCCAAACAATGCATCTTGGATGTGGAGGGGCCTGATGGAAGCAAGGGAATTCGTGGAACAAGGAGTTAGAAGGAGAATAGGCAATGGCAGGAGTACACAAATTTGGAATGACAAATGGATTCCAGATGCAACAAATGGGAGGGTGACAACCAAGAGACAATTGGATAGCAGTCCTCACAAGGTGGACGAACTGATAATTCAGAAAAGATGGAATAGGATCTTGGTATTTCAGCTTTTTAATGAAGTGGATGCAGAACGAATCCTGAGCATTCCAATTAGCTTATCAGGAAGAGAGGACAGTTACTTCTGGTTGCATGGTGCTGATGGTAAGTACTCAGTCACTTCTGGGTACAAGGCATTGATATCCAGTAGAGAAAGGCCACAAAAAGATATTCAGGAGGAGGTGTCCACGAGCTGGGAGCAACAAAATAATAAGATGTGGAAAGTATTGTGGAGACTCAAAATCAAACACAAGCTAAAGATATTCCTGTGGAAATGCTTGAATAATGCACTGCCAGTGAGAGAGATCATCCATGGAAGAACCAAAGTAGGTGATCCTTTTTGCAGAAGGTGTGGGGAAGGAAGGGAGACAATAGAGCATACGCTACTGAATTGCAGAGAAGCTAAACAAATTTGGCAGTTTGCACCTATCCAATGGGAAGGCACGCAAGAATATAATGGATGTTTCAAAAGATGGTGGACAGCAATCATCGAGGCAAGGTATAGAGCATCAGGAGCACAACATCTGGCCCTCACTGTCAACATTCTGTGGCAGATATGGAAGGCCAGAAATGATTGGGAATTCAAGGGGGAATATCATCAGCCGTGGAAGACAATTAAGAAGGCTCAGGAGGAATGGCTAGAATTTGAAGAAGCAACAAACAAGGAAACTAGGATGAGCACAGGAGAAACATCACTTGACAACCATGATGACCAGCAATTAGAGCCGGAAGGAGGAACAGTGATCATGAGAGTTGCGGCAACAAGTTACACAGACAAACCTGCCTTAGGCATTGGAATCACTTTAGCTGAGGGGAACCAAGAGCCAAAGATAGGATGGGCATTAAGAGAAAGAAGTTCAGGGGTACAGCTAGTGGACGAAGCAGTAGCACTTAAACTGGCTATGTGCAAAGCAACCACCTTGCAACAAAGGAAGGTACAATTCCAGGTTCTGAACAAGCAACTTCTCAATCTCATACGATCTCAAAAGGCAAGTGATATTAGAGTAGCTACTATGGTGGAGGATATTGTACAATTGAAAGGGATGTTTCATATGTGCTCCTTTTGTCTAGTTAATAGTGGTAACAATCATCTAAGTTCTAGGATTAGTCTATATGCCTTAGGCATCACAATCGATGAGGAACTTTGGTTTCCTCAGTGTTAA
- the LOC113714621 gene encoding probable protein phosphatase 2C 55 isoform X1, with the protein MPSNSFSRLIVACRQGVQRSISSQGGGLQDLVELPISQTKLLFGGASGTISDLHGLVRPGTLAAAQANLHVANRRKNLSFAGAFSRALSLPSVSGPSIQVCSYHIDQLLAEPAEVSLAHNSQKGPMALSCCRASLVNSALSDVTLRLVQPAVSANNSFASCNSRNMEICRNTRMSLRNKEQPNSFLVYGYFIYNVAKRRGRLSPYQEFGLRFFHTSSPACSSAGTAPDVSFDSSLRDEQLSSSADSYTEKIPTDRSLKLKSGSCYLPHPDKEETGGEDAHFICTDEQAIGVADGVGGWAELGVDAGLYARELMSNSVTAIEDEPKGSVDPARVLEKAYMSTKARGSSTACIVALTDQGLHAINLGDSGFMVVRDGCTVFRSPVQQHDFNFTYQLESGNAGDLPSSGQVFTIPVAPGDVIVAGTDGLFDNLYNNDITAVVVHAVRAGLGPQVTAQKIAALARQRAQDKNRQTPFSSAAQDAGFRYYGGKLDDITVVVSYITSDNNEKTSARGSS; encoded by the exons ATGCCATCTAATTCTTTCTCAAGACTTATTGTTGCTTGCCGGCAAGGAGTGCAGAGATCAATTTCTTCACAAGGAGGTGGGTTACAAGACTTAGTAGAGCTCCCTATCAGCCAAACCAAATTACTGTTTGGTGGGGCTTCTGGAACAATCAGTGACCTGCATGGTCTCGTACGCCCTGGCACTCTTGCTGCTGCTCAAGCAAATTTGCATGTAGCCAACCGAAGAAAGAATCTTTCCTTTGCTGGAGCATTTTCACGTGCACTTTCTCTTCCATCTGTATCAGGACCTTCAATCCAAGTTTGCAGTTATCATATTGATCAGCTGCTCGCTGAGCCTGCTGAAGTTTCTTTGGCTCACAATTCTCAGAAGGGACCCATGGCTTTATCTTGTTGCAGAGCTTCTCTTGTCAATTCTGCTTTAAGTGATGTGACACTTAGGCTTGTTCAACCTGCTGTCTCAGCCAACAATTCTTTTGCTTCTTGCAACAGTAGAAATATGGAGATTTGTAGGAATACTCGCATGAGTTTGAGAAATAAAGAGCAGCCCAATAGCTTCTTGGTTTATGGATATTTCATATACAACGTGGCAAAGAGGAGGGGAAGGTTGAGTCCCTACCAGGAATTTGGATTAAGGTTTTTTCACACTTCATCACCAGCATGTTCCTCTGCTGGCACCGCTCCTGATGTGTCCTTTGATAGCTCTCTGCGTGATGAACAGCTTTCAAGTTCTGCTGATTCTTATACAGA GAAGATCCCAACAGACAGATCTTTAAAGCTAAAATCAGGATCATGTTACCTGCCTCATCCTGACAAAGAAGAAACTGGTGGAGAGGATGCCCATTTTATATGCACAGATGAGCAGGCAATTGGTGTTGCTGATGGTGTAGGTGGATGGGCAGAGCTAGGTGTTGATGCTGGGCTATATGCACGTGAACTTATGTCAAATTCAGTAACAGCAATTGAGGACGAACCAAAAGGTTCAGTTGACCCCGCTAGGGTCCTGGAGAAAGCTTACATGAGCACAAAAGCGAGAGGGTCTTCCACTGCATGTATCGTTGCCCTTACAGATCAG GGTCTGCATGCCATTAATCTAGGGGACAGTGGATTTATGGTGGTTAGGGATGGGTGCACTGTTTTTAGATCTCCTGTCCAACAGCATGATTTCAATTTCACATACCAACTAGAGAGTGGAAATGCTGGTGATTTGCCTAGCTCTGGACAG GTCTTTACAATCCCTGTTGCTCCTGGTGATGTAATAGTTGCTGGTACTGATGGGCTTTTCGACAATTTGTATAACAATGACATAACAGCAGTGGTTGTTCATGCTGTTAGAGCTGGATTAGGACCTCAGGTGACAGCTCAGAAGATAGCAGCATTGGCCCGGCAGCGAGCACAAGATAAGAACAGGCAGACCCCTTTCTCTTCTGCAGCACAAGATGCTGGGTTTCGCTATTATGGTGGAAAACTAGATGACATCACTGTAGTAGTTTCTTACATAACCAGCGACAATAAT GAAAAGACTTCAGCACGTGGATCTAGTTAG
- the LOC113713269 gene encoding APO protein 4, mitochondrial: MGLRYLELWHHRKLILDSMIGCYRCYSSKAKVVDLKKLRPMILKRIENRAKDYPVKAMVPVANEVLKARTTLYRGVSILLQRVPVWACKYCQEVFIGESGHEIRTCGGFRRRPKVHVHEWTSGSLNNILVPVEAFHLKYMFQNVIEHNQRFDFDRIPAVLELCWQAGAYVNDKMLDLNSYSQDDILGAVAGAESLSDKEMMLVANATLKAWETVRSGVEKLLLVYPTKVCEHCSEVHVGPSGHKARLCGVFKYEGWRGKHFWRKARVDDLVRPNIVWYRRLQDPAVLKNEGRDYYGHAPAVVDLCTKAGAVAPSKYHCMMKMEGLTAPS, encoded by the exons ATGGGTTTGAGATATTTGGAGCTTTGGCACCATCGTAAGCTAATCTTGGATAGCATGATTGGATGCTACAGATGTTACAGCTCGAAGGCGAAAGTGGTGGATTTGAAGAAGTTAAGGCCAATGATTCTGAAGCGAATTGAGAATCGGGCCAAAGATTATCCAGTCAAAGCTATGGTTCCTGTTGCCAACGAGGTCCTCAAGGCCCGAACAACCCTCTACCGAGGCGTTTCCATCCTTCTCCAGAGAGTTCCCGTTTGGGCGTGCAA GTACTGTCAAGAAGTATTTATTGGAGAAAGTGGTCATGAGATTCGAACTTGTGGTGGTTTTAGGCGTCGCCCTAAGGTTCATGTTCATGAGTGGACTAGTGGGAGCTTGAACAACATATTAGTCCCAGTAGAGGCATTTCATCTGAAATACATGTTTCAGAATGTGATTGAACATAATCAAAGATTTGATTTTGATCGTATCCCAGCAGTTTTGGAGTTGTGCTGGCAGGCGGGAGCTTATGTAAATGATAAAATGCTAGACTTGAATAGTTATAGTCAGGACGATATTCTTGGTGCTGTTGCTGGAGCTGAGTCACTATCAGATAAGGAGATGATGCTTGTAGCGAACGCAACACTGAAGGCTTGGGAGACAGTTAGGTCTGGAGTAGAGAAGCTGTTGTTGGTTTATCCTACGAAAGTCTGTGAACACTGTTCTGAAGTTCATGTCGGGCCATCAGGCCATAAGGCTCGCCTTTGTGGTGTGTTTAAATATGAGGGTTGGCGCGGGAAACACTTTTGGAGAAAGGCAAGGGTAGATGATTTGGTTCGACCAAACATAGTATGGTATCGACGCCTTCAAGATCCGGCAGTACTTAAGAATGAAGGCCGGGACTACTACGGTCATGCTCCTGCTGTCGTGGATTTATGTACAAAAGCTGGTGCTGTTGCACCATCAAAGTACCATTGTATGATGAAAATGGAGGGCTTAACAGCTCCGTCTTGA
- the LOC113714580 gene encoding arabinosyltransferase RRA3-like, with protein MAGRREKYGQSLRGSKIAIAIVIGVLLGCVFAFLFPQGLFSSSDPPTRNRRLSKSSLQVDSSSCDSPERINLLKSDIMKLSEKNAELKKQVRELKEKLQLAAQGKGHAEEQVVALSEPRKAGPFGTVKGLRTNPPVLPDESVNPRLAKILAEVAVRKEVIVAVANSNVRDMLEVWFTSIKKAGIPNYLVVALDDAMVEFCKSNDVPVYKRDPDKNVDLIGKTGGNHAVSALKFRILREFLQLGYSVLLSDVDIVYLQNPFDHFQRDSDVESMTDGHSNMTAYGYNDVFDEPAMGWARYAHTMRIWVYNSGFFFMRPTIPSIELLDRVADRLSQEKNSWDQAVFNEELFFPSHPGYVGLHAAKRTLDFYLFMNSKVLFKTVRKDAALKKLKPVIVHINYHPDKLSRMRAVVEFYANGKADALDQFPDGSEW; from the exons ATGGCGGGTCGAAGAGAAAAGTACGGCCAATCGCTACGCGGATCCAAAATCGCCATAGCAATTGTAATTGGGGTTCTTCTGGGCTGCGTTTTCGCTTTCTTGTTTCCCCAGGGACTCTTCTCCTCCTCGGATCCTCCTACCCGTAATCGCCGGCTTTCTAAATCCTCCCTTCAG GTTGATTCATCTTCATGTGACTCTCCGGAACGGATAAACTTGTTAAAATCAGACATCATGAAATTGTCGGAGAAAAATGCGGAGTTAAAGAAGCAGGTGAGGGAGCTCAAGGAGAAGTTACAGTTGGCTGCACAGGGAAAAGGTCATGCTGAAGAGCAAGTGGTTGCATTGAGCGAACCACGTAAAGCTGGGCCCTTTGGCACTGTGAAGGGATTGAGAACTAACCCTCCTGTCCTCCCCGATGAATCAGTGAATCCAAGGCTAGCAAAGATCTTGGCAGAGGTTGCTGTGAGGAAGGAAGTTATAGTTGCAGTTGCCAATTCGAATGTGAGAGACATGCTTGAGGTTTGGTTCACTAGCATAAAAAAGGCTGGTATACCTAATTATCTGGTTGTTGCACTAGATGATGCGATGGTGGAATTTTGCAAGTCAAATGATGTTCCCGTTTACAAGAGGGACCCAGATAAGAATGTTGATTTGATTGGAAAAACAGGTGGTAATCATGCTGTGTCAGCATTGAAATTCAGGATTTTGAGAGAGTTTCTTCAGCTCGGATACAGTGTTCTTCTTTCTGATGTTGATATAGTATACCTCCAGAACCCATTTGATCATTTTCAGAGAGATTCGGATGTGGAGTCCATGACAGATGGTCATAGTAATATGACTGCTTATGGGTACAATGACGTTTTTGATGAACCCGCAATGGGGTGGGCACGGTATGCACACACGATGAGGATATGGGTGTATAATTCTGGGTTCTTCTTTATGAGGCCCACCATTCCTTCGATTGAGCTCTTGGATCGTGTTGCTGATAGGCTTTCTCAGGAGAAAAATTCTTGGGACCAGGCAGTTTTTAACGAAGAGCTCTTCTTCCCTTCCCATCCAGGGTATGTTGGGCTTCATGCTGCAAAGAGAACCTTGGATTTCTATCTCTTCATGAACAGCAAGGTCCTATTCAAGACCGTGAGGAAAGATGCTGCACTAAAGAAACTGAAGCCAGTCATTGTCCATATAAATTATCACCCAGATAAACTTTCAAGAATGAGAGCTGTAGTTGAGTTCTATGCAAATGGCAAGGCAGATGCCTTGGACCAATTCCCAGATGGTTCTGAATGGTAG
- the LOC113714621 gene encoding probable protein phosphatase 2C 55 isoform X2 codes for MPSNSFSRLIVACRQGVQRSISSQGGGLQDLVELPISQTKLLFGGASGTISDLHGLVRPGTLAAAQANLHVANRRKNLSFAGAFSRALSLPSVSGPSIQVCSYHIDQLLAEPAEVSLAHNSQKGPMALSCCRASLVNSALSDVTLRLVQPAVSANNSFASCNSRNMEICRNTRMSLRNKEQPNSFLVYGYFIYNVAKRRGRLSPYQEFGLRFFHTSSPACSSAGTAPDVSFDSSLRDEQLSSSADSYTEKIPTDRSLKLKSGSCYLPHPDKEETGGEDAHFICTDEQAIGVADGVGGWAELGVDAGLYARELMSNSVTAIEDEPKGSVDPARVLEKAYMSTKARGSSTACIVALTDQVFTIPVAPGDVIVAGTDGLFDNLYNNDITAVVVHAVRAGLGPQVTAQKIAALARQRAQDKNRQTPFSSAAQDAGFRYYGGKLDDITVVVSYITSDNNEKTSARGSS; via the exons ATGCCATCTAATTCTTTCTCAAGACTTATTGTTGCTTGCCGGCAAGGAGTGCAGAGATCAATTTCTTCACAAGGAGGTGGGTTACAAGACTTAGTAGAGCTCCCTATCAGCCAAACCAAATTACTGTTTGGTGGGGCTTCTGGAACAATCAGTGACCTGCATGGTCTCGTACGCCCTGGCACTCTTGCTGCTGCTCAAGCAAATTTGCATGTAGCCAACCGAAGAAAGAATCTTTCCTTTGCTGGAGCATTTTCACGTGCACTTTCTCTTCCATCTGTATCAGGACCTTCAATCCAAGTTTGCAGTTATCATATTGATCAGCTGCTCGCTGAGCCTGCTGAAGTTTCTTTGGCTCACAATTCTCAGAAGGGACCCATGGCTTTATCTTGTTGCAGAGCTTCTCTTGTCAATTCTGCTTTAAGTGATGTGACACTTAGGCTTGTTCAACCTGCTGTCTCAGCCAACAATTCTTTTGCTTCTTGCAACAGTAGAAATATGGAGATTTGTAGGAATACTCGCATGAGTTTGAGAAATAAAGAGCAGCCCAATAGCTTCTTGGTTTATGGATATTTCATATACAACGTGGCAAAGAGGAGGGGAAGGTTGAGTCCCTACCAGGAATTTGGATTAAGGTTTTTTCACACTTCATCACCAGCATGTTCCTCTGCTGGCACCGCTCCTGATGTGTCCTTTGATAGCTCTCTGCGTGATGAACAGCTTTCAAGTTCTGCTGATTCTTATACAGA GAAGATCCCAACAGACAGATCTTTAAAGCTAAAATCAGGATCATGTTACCTGCCTCATCCTGACAAAGAAGAAACTGGTGGAGAGGATGCCCATTTTATATGCACAGATGAGCAGGCAATTGGTGTTGCTGATGGTGTAGGTGGATGGGCAGAGCTAGGTGTTGATGCTGGGCTATATGCACGTGAACTTATGTCAAATTCAGTAACAGCAATTGAGGACGAACCAAAAGGTTCAGTTGACCCCGCTAGGGTCCTGGAGAAAGCTTACATGAGCACAAAAGCGAGAGGGTCTTCCACTGCATGTATCGTTGCCCTTACAGATCAG GTCTTTACAATCCCTGTTGCTCCTGGTGATGTAATAGTTGCTGGTACTGATGGGCTTTTCGACAATTTGTATAACAATGACATAACAGCAGTGGTTGTTCATGCTGTTAGAGCTGGATTAGGACCTCAGGTGACAGCTCAGAAGATAGCAGCATTGGCCCGGCAGCGAGCACAAGATAAGAACAGGCAGACCCCTTTCTCTTCTGCAGCACAAGATGCTGGGTTTCGCTATTATGGTGGAAAACTAGATGACATCACTGTAGTAGTTTCTTACATAACCAGCGACAATAAT GAAAAGACTTCAGCACGTGGATCTAGTTAG